The genomic segment ACCAAGGCCCGTTACCAGGTTCCGGCTCGCTTTGAGGGTGGGCAGATGCCCCTCCACATGCGCCTGCCGAAGCTCAAGGGCTTCAAGAACCCGTTCCGCGTCGAGTTCCAGGTCGTGAACCTGGACAAGCTCACCGCCCTCTACCCCGAGGGTGGAGAGGTCACGGTGGCCGATCTGGTCGCCAAGGGCGCGGTACGTAAGAACCAGCTCGTCAAGGTGCTCGGCACCGGCGAGATCACCGTGGCGCTGCAGGTTTCGGTTGACGCCGTCTCCGGCTCCGCCAAGGAGAAGATCGCTGCTGCCGGCGGCACCGTCACCGAGCTCATCTGAGTCTCGGCGACTGCTGCTGACAGCGACTGAATCGGGCCCGTTCCTCCTCGGAGGGACGGGCCCGATTCGGTAGCGGGCACCCAAGGACATACCGCGCAAGTACGACTCTGTCGTGTCTCTACCGGGTGGCGATCGCCAACTGGGGGAGACACGCGCTTCATACGGACCGCCACGCGCTGTTAGAGTCCGTTGGGTCGACTGGCGAAACTGCCCGCAGACTGTCCTCGCGCCCCATCCCGGCCGGTGATCCGCCGTCCGTGACAGACCATCTCGACCGACCCTTCCGCCCTGCTGCGCGGAAGGTGCAGGAGGCACCGTGCTCACCGCGTTCGCCCAGGCGTTCAAAACGCCTGACCTGCGCAAGAAGCTGCTGTTCACGCTGGGCATCATGGTGCTGTTCCGGCTCGGGGCGCACGTCCCGGTGCCAGGGGTGGACTACAAGGTCGTCAACGCGTGCATCAAGGACGCGGGCGGCGGGCAGGGCCTCTTCAGCCTGGTCAACCTCTTCAGCG from the Streptomyces sp. RKAG293 genome contains:
- the rplO gene encoding 50S ribosomal protein L15, with the protein product MGAENPQNPLKVHNLRPAPGAKTAKTRVGRGEASKGKTAGRGTKGTKARYQVPARFEGGQMPLHMRLPKLKGFKNPFRVEFQVVNLDKLTALYPEGGEVTVADLVAKGAVRKNQLVKVLGTGEITVALQVSVDAVSGSAKEKIAAAGGTVTELI